Proteins encoded in a region of the Euleptes europaea isolate rEulEur1 chromosome 3, rEulEur1.hap1, whole genome shotgun sequence genome:
- the LOC130474208 gene encoding calcineurin B homologous protein 2-like: protein MGAQSSHTFLVPDLEELMTETGFSQTTMTRLYQRFQALDKDEKGYLSKDDLQGLGELAVNPIGDRIVNAFFQDGRETTDFRMFVHVLAHFRPVEGTEGSENINSRLSKLKFAFQLYDQDKDGKISRGELLQVLRMMIGIQVTDEQLESITDRTIQEADHDGDDAISFEEFSKSVQKLNIEQKMSLRILK, encoded by the exons ATGGGAGCCCAGAGTTCCCATACCTTCCTTGTTCCTGACCTGGAGGAGCTCATGACTGAAACCGGCT TTTCCCAAACGACGATGACGCGTCTTTACCAACGCTTCCAGGCCTTGGATAAGGATGAAAAAGGCTACCTCAG CAAAGATGACCTGCAAGGCCTTGGAGAGCTAGCTGTCAATCCCATTGGGGACCGGATCGTCAACGCATTCTTCCAAGACGG GAGAGAGACGACTGACTTCCGAATGTTTGTCCACGTTCTGGCCCACTTCCGGCCCGTGGAGGGAACGGAAGGTTCAGAGAATATAAACAGCCGACTTAGCAAGCTAAAGT TTGCTTTTCAGCTCTATGATCAAGACAAGGATGGAAAGATCTCACGAGGTGAACTGCTACAG gtgtTGAGAATGATGATCGGGATCCAGGTGACAGATGAGCAACTGGAGAGCATCACGGACCGAACCATCCAAGAGGCTGATCACGATGGAGACGACGCCATCTCTTTTGAAGAGTTCTCCAAG TCTGTTCAAAAGCTGAACATTGAACAAAAGATGAGTCTCCGCATCCTGAAATGA